One Pseudomonas sp. HOU2 genomic window carries:
- a CDS encoding PhoH family protein, protein MDDHGRSPSSNQPILYVLDTNVLIHDPNALLNFEEHHVAIPMTVLEELDKLKSGHHSVAAECRQAIRLIDKTLGDASPEDVELGVPIQRGKGGPKGLLSILMSKQAESNLILPEHLNDNKIINQLIDLHTRDPKKAVVLVTKDINMRLKARACGIDAEDYSTDQLVDDVSLLPNGYHNMTGSFWDRVSKVETRQDHGRTWHQVQLIDNLPAVHINEFIIDEQGFVGWIKEIQEDRLLILDLHQEPLLHQEAWGLKPRDIYQSLALYALLDPDIHLVNLSGAAGSGKTILALAAAIEQTMVSKRYRRIIATRSVQGLDQEIGFLPGTEAEKMEPWLGAITDNLEALHMDDENTHGSVDYILSKVPLQFKSLNYIRGRSFQQSLILIDECQNLTPHQMKTIITRAGAGSKVVCLGNLAQIDTPYLSATSSGLTYLTERFKDFPNGVHITLQGVPRSILAEYAESHL, encoded by the coding sequence ATGGATGATCACGGACGTAGCCCTTCTTCCAACCAGCCAATCCTTTATGTACTCGATACCAACGTATTGATTCACGATCCAAATGCCCTGCTGAATTTCGAAGAACACCACGTCGCGATCCCGATGACCGTGCTTGAAGAGCTGGACAAGCTCAAGAGCGGCCATCACAGCGTTGCTGCCGAATGCCGTCAGGCCATCCGGCTGATCGACAAGACCCTGGGCGATGCCTCCCCCGAGGACGTCGAGCTGGGTGTGCCGATCCAGCGCGGCAAGGGCGGGCCAAAGGGCTTGCTGTCAATTCTGATGAGCAAACAGGCCGAGTCGAACCTGATTCTGCCCGAGCATCTGAACGACAACAAAATCATCAACCAGTTGATCGATCTGCACACCCGTGATCCGAAGAAGGCCGTGGTGCTGGTCACCAAAGACATCAACATGCGCCTGAAGGCGCGCGCCTGCGGCATCGATGCCGAGGACTACAGCACCGACCAGTTGGTCGATGACGTGTCCCTGCTGCCCAACGGCTACCACAACATGACCGGCTCCTTCTGGGACCGCGTCAGCAAAGTCGAAACCCGTCAGGATCACGGCCGCACCTGGCATCAGGTGCAGTTGATCGACAACCTGCCGGCGGTGCACATCAACGAGTTCATCATTGACGAACAAGGCTTTGTCGGCTGGATCAAGGAAATTCAGGAAGACAGGCTGCTGATCCTCGATTTGCATCAGGAACCGCTGTTGCATCAGGAAGCCTGGGGTCTCAAACCACGGGACATCTACCAGAGTCTGGCGCTGTACGCCTTGCTGGATCCGGACATTCACCTGGTCAACCTTTCGGGTGCAGCGGGTTCCGGTAAAACCATTCTGGCGCTGGCCGCAGCGATTGAGCAGACCATGGTCAGCAAACGCTATCGCCGGATCATCGCGACCCGCAGCGTGCAGGGCCTGGATCAGGAAATCGGCTTCCTGCCCGGCACCGAAGCGGAAAAAATGGAGCCTTGGCTGGGCGCCATCACCGACAACCTCGAAGCCTTGCACATGGATGACGAAAACACCCATGGCAGCGTCGACTACATCCTCAGCAAAGTGCCGTTGCAGTTCAAATCGCTCAACTACATTCGCGGTCGCAGCTTCCAGCAGAGCCTGATCCTGATCGACGAATGCCAGAACCTCACGCCGCACCAGATGAAAACCATCATCACCCGGGCCGGCGCCGGTTCCAAAGTGGTGTGCCTGGGCAACCTGGCGCAAATCGACACCCCTTACCTGTCCGCGACCAGCTCCGGGCTGACCTACCTGACCGAACGCTTCAAGGATTTCCCCAACGGTGTGCACATCACCCTGCAAGGGGTGCCACGCTCGATTCTGGCCGAATACGCCGAATCGCATCTGTAA
- a CDS encoding polysaccharide deacetylase family protein, which translates to MRIVLLFTAWLLSFGAMAAPGDVATLDRSTWPEQLSSPTLFDVASRAEILMFARGLLGTEALDEAALAQRLGLRTINVDAISRLRQRLWERLLANYNFAQQSCDQDASFCFLVEDLPTLREQAAKFVVSDDSYYTKWAEPSRLFHLQYLDELMRKAALSPQTSSEVDRFGDYERSGDEMHDRLFLLSFDSAANLQPDNTDWIADYLRKSSLSGTFFLLGKDVQARLADRSVSNLQSEFSKQCVGVQGWEFRSHSYWQDWQDSVRRSADLVKNKLPENYVPLFRPPEGQRRPDAGSFFRNQGLQVALWDIDAQDGAGKLKGAQSAQRVLTLMLLWRHGVINFNMKQDAVKTAMPWLITQTAQSGIGFEDCQDGFR; encoded by the coding sequence TTGCGCATTGTTCTTTTATTCACCGCGTGGCTGTTGAGCTTCGGGGCCATGGCGGCGCCGGGTGATGTGGCGACGCTGGATCGCAGCACCTGGCCTGAACAACTGAGCAGCCCGACGCTGTTCGACGTCGCCTCGCGCGCGGAAATCCTCATGTTCGCCCGTGGGCTGCTGGGCACCGAGGCGCTGGACGAGGCTGCGCTGGCCCAGCGTCTGGGGCTGCGCACGATCAACGTCGACGCGATCAGCCGCCTGCGGCAGCGGCTTTGGGAACGTCTGTTGGCCAACTACAACTTCGCCCAGCAGAGCTGCGATCAGGACGCCTCGTTCTGCTTCCTTGTCGAAGACCTGCCGACCCTGCGCGAGCAGGCCGCCAAGTTCGTGGTCAGCGACGACAGCTATTACACCAAGTGGGCCGAGCCGAGCCGGCTGTTTCACTTGCAGTACCTCGACGAGCTGATGCGCAAGGCTGCGCTGTCGCCGCAGACCAGCAGCGAAGTCGATCGTTTTGGCGACTACGAGCGCAGTGGCGACGAGATGCACGACCGGCTGTTTCTGCTGAGTTTCGACAGCGCCGCCAATCTGCAGCCGGACAACACCGACTGGATTGCCGACTACCTGCGCAAATCCAGCCTCAGCGGTACGTTCTTTCTGTTGGGCAAGGATGTGCAGGCGCGGCTGGCGGATCGCTCGGTGAGCAACCTGCAATCGGAGTTCTCGAAACAGTGTGTGGGCGTGCAGGGTTGGGAGTTCCGTTCCCACAGCTATTGGCAGGACTGGCAGGACTCGGTGCGCCGCAGCGCCGATCTGGTGAAGAACAAGTTGCCGGAAAACTACGTGCCGCTGTTCCGTCCGCCGGAGGGTCAGCGCCGCCCTGATGCCGGCAGCTTCTTCCGCAATCAGGGCCTGCAAGTGGCGCTGTGGGATATCGATGCCCAGGACGGCGCCGGCAAGCTCAAGGGCGCACAGAGCGCGCAGCGGGTGCTGACCCTGATGCTGTTGTGGCGTCACGGAGTGATCAATTTCAACATGAAACAGGACGCAGTGAAGACAGCGATGCCGTGGCTGATCACGCAAACTGCGCAAAGCGGCATCGGCTTTGAAGACTGTCAGGACGGGTTTCGCTGA
- the moaD gene encoding molybdopterin converting factor subunit 1 codes for MKLTVKFFARYREALGVDAVEVEGDFATVDAVRALLAQRDGAEVLSEQNLMCARNEDLCQLDEPVSDGDEVAFFPTVTGG; via the coding sequence ATGAAGCTGACGGTTAAATTCTTTGCCCGTTATCGTGAAGCGCTGGGCGTGGACGCGGTCGAGGTCGAAGGCGATTTCGCCACGGTCGACGCTGTGCGTGCGCTGCTCGCGCAACGTGATGGCGCCGAGGTGCTCAGCGAACAGAACCTGATGTGCGCGCGCAACGAAGACCTGTGCCAGCTCGACGAGCCGGTGAGCGATGGCGACGAAGTGGCGTTTTTTCCCACTGTGACCGGAGGCTGA
- the moaC gene encoding cyclic pyranopterin monophosphate synthase MoaC: MLTHLDSQGRANMVDVTEKAVTFREATAQALVRMLPETLQMIVSGGHPKGDVFAVARIAGIQAAKKTSDLIPLCHPLMLTGVKVELSAEGADSVRIVARCKLSGQTGVEMEALTAASVAALTLYDMCKAVDRGMTIESVKLLEKVGGKSGHFQAEQP, translated from the coding sequence GTGCTGACTCATCTCGATTCACAAGGTCGCGCCAACATGGTCGACGTCACCGAAAAAGCCGTGACGTTCCGTGAGGCGACGGCCCAGGCGCTGGTGCGCATGCTCCCCGAAACCCTGCAGATGATCGTCAGCGGCGGCCATCCCAAGGGCGACGTGTTTGCCGTGGCGCGCATTGCCGGCATTCAGGCGGCGAAGAAAACCAGTGATCTGATTCCGCTGTGCCATCCGCTGATGCTGACCGGGGTCAAGGTCGAACTCAGCGCTGAGGGCGCCGACAGCGTGCGCATCGTCGCCCGCTGCAAACTGTCCGGGCAGACCGGCGTGGAGATGGAGGCGCTGACCGCCGCCAGTGTTGCCGCCCTGACCCTCTACGACATGTGCAAAGCCGTCGATCGCGGCATGACCATCGAAAGCGTGAAACTGCTGGAGAAGGTCGGCGGCAAGAGCGGGCATTTTCAGGCGGAGCAGCCATGA